The following proteins come from a genomic window of Pirellula staleyi DSM 6068:
- the atpF gene encoding F0F1 ATP synthase subunit B, with product MRFIEGIVVQVHRLIAAGLLALGCLVTPSMVLAWDDAKADDSKPAVAAEEAKPADAPAAETPAAEASSEAPAKEPAKEEHGTDEKPADAPAKTAPAAADHKEGEHKEGDHKAGDHAATDHAAEGHAADGHGHGDEHDLSHSNATASLEKPDEFRFELAVGTFLVFCVLLAILTKFAWGPIVSGLDKREQGIADMIENARIANEQAAAKLREHEARLSAAAEETRALLTQARVDAEAAREKIVGEAQAAAARERDRAVADIATAKSVALKEIAEKSVETALALAGNIVRREIKPEDHETLITEALNKFPTLN from the coding sequence TTGCGGTTCATTGAGGGTATTGTCGTGCAAGTCCATCGTTTGATCGCCGCGGGTCTCTTGGCTCTCGGCTGCCTGGTTACTCCGAGCATGGTGCTTGCTTGGGACGACGCGAAAGCGGACGACTCCAAGCCAGCTGTGGCCGCTGAAGAAGCGAAGCCAGCCGACGCGCCTGCAGCAGAAACTCCCGCCGCAGAAGCTTCGTCCGAAGCCCCTGCCAAGGAACCTGCGAAGGAAGAGCATGGCACCGACGAAAAGCCTGCCGATGCTCCTGCCAAAACGGCTCCCGCTGCTGCCGACCATAAGGAAGGTGAGCATAAAGAGGGTGACCACAAAGCTGGTGATCATGCCGCTACAGACCACGCTGCGGAAGGTCATGCTGCTGACGGTCATGGTCATGGCGACGAGCACGACTTGAGCCATTCCAATGCCACCGCGAGCCTCGAAAAGCCCGACGAATTTCGCTTTGAACTAGCGGTTGGCACCTTCCTGGTGTTTTGCGTTCTGCTGGCGATCCTCACCAAGTTCGCTTGGGGTCCGATTGTCTCAGGTCTCGACAAACGCGAGCAAGGTATTGCCGACATGATCGAAAATGCTCGGATTGCTAACGAGCAAGCAGCTGCCAAACTTCGTGAACACGAAGCCCGATTGTCGGCAGCGGCTGAAGAAACTCGCGCCCTACTCACGCAAGCCCGCGTCGACGCCGAAGCTGCCCGCGAAAAAATCGTGGGTGAAGCCCAAGCAGCCGCCGCTCGCGAACGAGATCGTGCCGTGGCCGATATCGCCACTGCCAAGAGTGTGGCACTCAAAGAGATCGCCGAGAAGAGTGTCGAAACCGCACTCGCTCTCGCAGGGAACATTGTTCGTCGGGAAATCAAACCCGAAGATCACGAAACCCTGATCACCGAAGCGCTCAACAAGTTCCCCACACTCAACTAG
- the atpH gene encoding ATP synthase F1 subunit delta, producing the protein MASKRKSVKSFDTGRTHLGHVYAKALLAATEKQGATEQVLEELRALVTQVLDKVPQIEAVMSSPRISHTDRIGMIDRSLGGKVHPLLLNLLRVLSLHTRGDCLRHVLDAAEHQYNVLRGRLEVLLTTAAPLSPKTEKAIIARLEKQLGQTVLLKTAVDDDLLGGMVVRIGDTVFDGSVATRLKTMKTVALEHTTQKIRDSLDRFAISQ; encoded by the coding sequence ATGGCAAGCAAACGGAAGTCGGTTAAGTCATTCGACACCGGTCGCACCCACTTGGGACACGTGTATGCCAAGGCTCTCTTGGCCGCTACCGAGAAACAAGGTGCTACCGAGCAAGTGCTCGAAGAGCTTCGCGCGCTCGTCACTCAGGTTCTCGACAAGGTTCCGCAGATCGAAGCTGTAATGTCATCGCCGCGCATCTCTCATACCGATCGCATCGGCATGATTGATCGCTCGCTCGGTGGCAAGGTACATCCGCTGCTCCTGAACTTGCTTCGCGTCCTTTCGCTACACACCCGTGGCGATTGCTTGCGACATGTCCTCGATGCAGCCGAACATCAGTACAACGTGCTTCGCGGTCGACTCGAAGTTTTGCTCACCACGGCAGCACCTCTCTCGCCTAAAACCGAGAAGGCAATCATCGCGCGACTCGAAAAGCAACTCGGCCAAACCGTGCTGCTGAAAACGGCTGTCGACGACGATTTGCTGGGGGGCATGGTGGTTCGGATCGGCGATACCGTGTTCGACGGCAGCGTTGCCACGCGGCTAAAGACCATGAAGACGGTCGCCCTCGAACACACGACCCAAAAGATCCGCGATTCCCTCGATCGCTTTGCCATTTCGCAGTAA
- the atpA gene encoding F0F1 ATP synthase subunit alpha translates to MKFSADEIASVIQQEIERYESQLDVREVGTVLEVGDGIARVYGLSGVMAGEMVEFPGGVTGVAFNLEENSVGVIILGDYLQINEGDEVRALGKLLSVPVGPAVIGRVLDPLGNPLDGKGPLVTTETREVETMAPGVAERQPVKEPLQTGIKAVDAMTPIGRGQRELIIGDRKTGKTTIAIDTILNQKNSGVKCFYVAVGQKDSSVRNVIQVLEEHGAMEYTTVIVAGASSPAPLQYVAPYSGTAMAEYFMYNGQHALIVYDDLSKQAVAYRQLSLLMRRPPGREAFPGDVFYCHSRLLERSAKLSAELGGGSLTSLPIIETLEGEVSAYIPTNVISITDGQIYLQPDLFFKGIRPAMNVGISVSRVGGAAQIKAMKDKQAAGGLRLALAAFRELEAFAQLGTDLDAATQGRLDRGYRMVELLKQPQFQPLEVVDQIMIIYAGNTGGLDNVPVSKVREFEVEFLKYMRDVKGAIRTEILEKKELSADLKTKLSAAIVDFKKGFMK, encoded by the coding sequence ATGAAATTCAGTGCAGACGAAATTGCCTCGGTCATCCAGCAGGAGATCGAGCGGTATGAAAGTCAGCTCGACGTTCGCGAAGTGGGAACCGTGCTCGAAGTGGGCGACGGTATCGCTCGTGTTTATGGCCTCTCGGGCGTGATGGCTGGCGAAATGGTGGAGTTTCCAGGGGGCGTCACTGGTGTGGCGTTCAACCTCGAAGAAAACTCCGTCGGTGTGATCATCCTCGGCGACTACCTGCAGATTAACGAAGGGGACGAAGTTCGTGCCCTTGGCAAACTGCTGAGCGTTCCCGTGGGTCCTGCGGTGATCGGCCGCGTGCTCGATCCACTCGGTAACCCGCTCGACGGCAAGGGTCCGCTCGTCACCACCGAGACCCGCGAAGTCGAAACGATGGCCCCAGGTGTGGCCGAGCGTCAGCCGGTGAAAGAACCACTCCAAACCGGTATCAAGGCGGTCGACGCCATGACTCCGATCGGACGTGGTCAACGCGAACTGATCATTGGTGACCGCAAGACCGGCAAGACCACCATCGCCATCGACACGATTCTTAATCAGAAGAATTCGGGCGTGAAGTGCTTCTACGTCGCCGTCGGTCAAAAGGACTCGTCGGTCCGTAACGTGATCCAAGTGCTCGAAGAGCATGGCGCGATGGAATACACGACGGTGATCGTCGCCGGCGCAAGTTCCCCTGCTCCGCTGCAGTACGTCGCTCCTTACTCGGGAACCGCGATGGCCGAGTACTTCATGTACAACGGCCAGCACGCCCTGATCGTGTACGACGACTTGTCGAAGCAAGCGGTCGCCTATCGCCAACTCTCGCTGCTGATGCGTCGTCCGCCAGGTCGCGAAGCGTTCCCCGGTGACGTGTTCTACTGCCACAGCCGCTTGCTCGAACGTTCGGCCAAACTGTCGGCTGAACTCGGTGGTGGCTCGCTCACCTCGTTGCCGATCATCGAAACGCTCGAAGGCGAAGTTTCGGCGTACATCCCCACGAACGTGATTTCGATCACCGACGGCCAGATCTACCTGCAGCCCGACTTGTTCTTCAAGGGTATCCGCCCGGCGATGAACGTCGGTATTTCGGTGTCGCGCGTCGGTGGTGCTGCTCAAATCAAGGCGATGAAAGACAAGCAGGCCGCTGGTGGTTTGCGTCTGGCTCTCGCTGCGTTCCGCGAACTCGAAGCGTTTGCTCAGCTCGGTACCGACCTCGATGCCGCCACCCAAGGTCGTCTCGACCGTGGCTATCGCATGGTGGAACTCCTCAAACAGCCGCAGTTCCAGCCGCTGGAAGTCGTCGACCAAATCATGATTATTTACGCTGGTAACACCGGCGGTTTGGACAACGTTCCCGTGAGCAAGGTCCGCGAGTTTGAGGTGGAATTCCTCAAGTACATGCGTGACGTGAAGGGTGCGATTCGTACTGAGATCCTCGAGAAGAAAGAACTCTCGGCCGATCTCAAGACGAAGCTCAGCGCCGCGATTGTGGACTTCAAGAAGGGCTTCATGAAGTAA
- a CDS encoding DUF4870 domain-containing protein, protein MASPEMKPSETPPSYLPSSDERMWGLLAHLSPLIASGMGLPFLGPLIIWLIKKDESPFIADQAKEALNFQIAVLLAVMICAATVIGILLLPIVAVGALIYSIMAAMEANKGVYYRYPYTLRFIK, encoded by the coding sequence ATGGCATCGCCGGAAATGAAACCCAGTGAAACACCGCCGTCGTATCTCCCGAGTAGCGACGAGCGAATGTGGGGGCTACTCGCACACCTTTCGCCCCTGATTGCTTCGGGCATGGGTTTGCCGTTTTTGGGTCCCCTGATCATTTGGCTCATTAAGAAAGACGAGTCTCCTTTCATTGCTGATCAAGCGAAGGAAGCCCTCAACTTTCAGATCGCCGTTTTGCTGGCTGTGATGATTTGTGCGGCCACTGTGATTGGAATTCTGCTGTTGCCTATCGTTGCTGTAGGTGCGTTGATCTACAGCATCATGGCGGCGATGGAAGCCAACAAAGGGGTTTATTACCGTTACCCGTACACCCTGCGATTCATCAAGTAA
- the atpG gene encoding ATP synthase F1 subunit gamma, translating to MAKARALDKRRKSIRNIRKITRTMELIATARFKKAMDRATAATAYTRRITQVVSDLAGSGLKVTHPLLDPRPTTNAATLLVLTANRGLCGGYNASVIRQALARQIELSSTLPSLALEVSGKRGIGAFKFRKIPVNISYTQFEDQPSFEAVEQIANRYLEAYTSGKLDKLEVVYTKFVNASKQIAVTETLLPLGSLATGDAKSDEKPSSGESMYEFLPSAESILEEVVPSSFKVKLFKCFLDAAVSEQIARMVAMKSATQNASDMIKQLSMTYNRARQSQITGEIMEIIGGVEALQK from the coding sequence ATGGCCAAAGCACGAGCACTCGATAAACGACGCAAGAGCATCCGCAACATCCGCAAGATCACGCGGACGATGGAGCTCATTGCCACGGCTCGCTTCAAAAAGGCGATGGACCGTGCCACTGCAGCCACGGCTTACACCCGGCGGATCACGCAAGTGGTTTCGGACCTGGCTGGCAGCGGTCTGAAGGTGACACATCCGCTGCTCGATCCGCGCCCCACCACCAACGCGGCCACGCTGCTGGTGCTAACGGCCAATCGCGGCCTCTGCGGCGGCTATAACGCCAGTGTGATTCGTCAAGCATTGGCCCGCCAAATTGAACTCTCTTCGACCCTTCCCTCGCTCGCGCTCGAAGTGAGTGGCAAGCGTGGTATCGGGGCGTTTAAGTTCCGCAAAATCCCGGTCAACATCAGCTACACTCAGTTCGAAGATCAGCCAAGCTTTGAAGCGGTCGAGCAGATCGCCAATCGCTACCTCGAAGCCTACACCAGCGGCAAACTCGACAAGCTGGAAGTGGTCTACACGAAGTTCGTGAATGCTTCGAAGCAAATCGCAGTGACCGAGACCCTTCTGCCTCTGGGATCGCTCGCCACGGGCGATGCTAAAAGTGATGAGAAGCCCTCCTCGGGCGAATCGATGTACGAGTTCCTTCCCTCGGCCGAGAGCATTTTGGAAGAGGTGGTTCCTTCGAGCTTCAAGGTGAAGCTTTTCAAGTGCTTCCTCGATGCTGCTGTGAGCGAACAAATCGCCCGCATGGTCGCCATGAAGTCGGCCACGCAAAACGCCAGCGACATGATCAAGCAACTCTCGATGACCTACAACCGCGCTCGTCAGTCGCAAATTACTGGCGAAATCATGGAAATCATCGGTGGTGTGGAAGCCTTGCAGAAGTAA